In a single window of the Gossypium hirsutum isolate 1008001.06 chromosome D02, Gossypium_hirsutum_v2.1, whole genome shotgun sequence genome:
- the LOC107888831 gene encoding probable LRR receptor-like serine/threonine-protein kinase At1g06840 isoform X1, whose protein sequence is MIWRGCILALSFCCCCLLLLAAPAPAPITHPSEVSALLAVKKQLVDPKNNLRNWDKGDPCTSNWTGILCFHNLGKDGYLHVQELQLLNMNLSGTLAPELGQLSHLKILDFMWNELTGSIPKEIGHISTLRLLLLNGNKLYGSLPDELGYLSNLSRLQLDQNNISGQIPKTFANMSSVRHLHLNNNSLAGQIPPELSQIFTLLHLLLDNNNLSGYLPPEFSNLPNLRILQLDNNDFSGSVIPASYRNFSRLVKLSLRNCSLQGAVPDLSRIPSLSYLDLSRNHLAGPIPENKLSENMTTIDLSDNQLKGSIPGSFSDLHSLQKLSLKNNFLTGPVPTNIWQNMSFSTSARLKLDLRNNSFSSIQGHLNPPVNVTLRLEGNPVCKNANLLNVNLFCGSEPREDKMLTNLNYSTANCPIQACPTDNFYEYVPASPLPCFCAAPLRIGYRLKSPSFSYFPPYIQPLEVYLTSSLKLSRYQLSIDTYSWEKGPRLRMYLKLFPSLNVNHSSTFNVSEVQRIRHIYTSWTFPGSALFGPYELLNFTLLGPYADMKFENENQGISKGILVAVAVGGVACAVAMSVIITILITRRYAGNHHAMSRKRLSTKVSMRLGGVKYFTFKEMALATDNFNSSSQVGQGGYGKVYKGTLPDKTVVAIKRAEEGSLQGQKEFFTEIKLLSRLHHRNLVSLVGYCDEEGEQMLVYEFLPNGTLRDWLSAKSKRSLNFGMRLRIALGSAKGILYLHTEAHPPVFHRDIKASNILLDSKLNAKVADFGLSRLAPALEDEGAVPDHVSTVVRGTPGYLDPEYFLTHKLTDRSDVYSLGVVFLEMLTGMRPISHDRNIVREVNTAHQSGLMMSIIDGRMGCYPSECIERFAGLALSCCDNKPEKRPSMLDVVKQLEFILTMMPETESVSSDLVSWYPNSGKLLSSASSSASYVSTLNVSGSDLISGVIPSIKPR, encoded by the exons ATGATTTGGAGAGGATGCATATTGGCCCTCAGCTTCTGCTGTTGTTGTCTCCTGCTCCTTGCTGCACCTGCACCTGCTCCCATTACCCATCCTTCCGAAG TTAGCGCATTACTAGCAGTGAAGAAGCAATTGGTTGATCCAAAGAACAATCTCAGAAATTGGGACAAAGGGGATCCTTGCACATCCAACTGGACTGGAATTCTATGTTTTCATAATCTTGGGAAGGATGGATATTTGCATGTTCAGGAACT TCAGCTACTAAATATGAATCTCTCTGGAACTTTAGCGCCTGAACTTGGCCAACTTTCTCACCTCAAAATACT AGATTTCATGTGGAATGAATTGACTGGTAGTATACCGAAGGAGATAGGACATATCTCTACCTTAAGACTCCT ACTCTTGAACGGAAACAAATTATATGGTTCTTTGCCAGATGAACTTGGCTACCTCTCAAATCTGAGTAGACTTCAACTAGATCAGAACAACATTTCTGGTCAAATACCGAAAACCTTTGCCAACATGAGCAGTGTGAGACACCT CCACCTCAACAACAACTCCCTTGCAGGCCAAATTCCTCCAGAGTTATCTCAGATATTCACTTTGCTTCActt GCTTTTGGATAATAATAACTTATCTGGATATCTTCCTCCAGAATTCTCGAACTTGCCAAATTTGCGCATTCT TCAGCTTGATAACAACGACTTCAGTGGATCTGTTATTCCAGCTTCTTACAGGAACTTTTCTAGATTAGTGAAATT AAGTCTCAGAAATTGCAGTTTGCAGGGAGCTGTTCCTGATCTTAGCAGGATCCCAAGCCTTAGCTATCT GGATCTCAGCCGGAACCATCTTGCTGGACCCATACCAGAAAATAAGCTTTCAGAGAATATGACAACCAT TGATCTTTCAGATAACCAGCTAAAAGGATCTATCCCTGGAAGTTTCTCAGACCTTCATTCACTTCAGAAACT ATCACTCAAGAATAATTTTCTGACAGGTCCTGTTCCTACCAACATTTGGCAGAACATGTCCTTCAGTACTAGCGCTAGACTTAAGCT AGATCTTAGAAACAATTCATTCTCAAGCATTCAAGGACATCTAAATCCTCCAGTGAATGTTACCTTGAG GCTTGAAGGCAATCCTGTCTGCAAAAATGCGAACTTATTGAATGTAAACCTGTTCTGTGGATCTGAGCCTCGAGAGGATAAGATGCTTACAAACTTAAATTACTCAACAGCGAATTGCCCAATTCAAGCATGCCCTACAGACAATTTCTATGAATATGTCCCAGCGTCTCCTCTGCCGTGTTTCTGTGCAGCACCTCTCAGAATTGGATATCGTCTGAAGAGCCCTAGTTTTTCTTATTTTCCTCCATACATCCAGCCTTTGGAGGTGTATTTGACTAGTTCATTGAAATTAAGCCGATATCAACTGTCAATTGACACATATTCTTGGGAGAAAGGACCACGTCTAAGGATGTACTTGAAGCTTTTTCCTAGCCTCAATGTTAACCACTCCAGTACTTTTAATGTGAGCGAAGTTCAGAGAATCAGACACATATATACATCATGGACTTTTCCTGGTAGTGCCTTGTTTGGACCCTATGAGTTGCTCAATTTCACTCTACTCGGACCTTATGCAGATA TGAAGTTTGAGAATGAAAATCAAGGTattagtaagggtattttggtagcCGTTGCAGTTGGGGGTGTTGCCTGTGCAGTTGCAATGTCTGTTATAATAACAATTCTAATAACAAGAAGATACGCTGGAAACCACCATGCAATGTCAAGAAAACGTTTGT CTACAAAGGTTTCTATGAGACTTGGTGGGGTGAAATACTTTACATTTAAAGAAATGGCACTTGCTACTGACAACTTTAACAGCTCAAGTCAAGTTGGTCAAGGAGGGTATGGAAAAGTGTATAAAGGCACTTTACCAGACAAAACAGTTGTTGCCATAAAACGTGCAGAAGAAGGATCTTTGCAGGGGCAAAAagaattttttacagagataaAGCTTTTGTCAAGGCTGCATCACCGAAATCTAGTTTCCTTGGTTGGATATTGTGATGAAGAAGGGGAACAG ATGTTGGTATATGAGTTCCTGCCCAATGGTACCTTGAGGGACTGGCTTTCTG CTAAATCTAAAAGAAGCCTAAATTTTGGAATGAGATTACGTATTGCACTGGGTTCGGCCAAGGGAATTCTTTACCTCCATACTGAAGCACATCCTCCGGTATTCCACCGGGATATCAAAGCTAGCAACATTCTTCTTGACTCCAAACTTAATGCAAAAGTTGCTGATTTTGGTCTCTCACGTTTAGCTCCAGCCCTGGAAGACGAGGGAGCTGTTCCAGATCATGTGTCCACAGTTGTGCGGGGAACACCA GGCTACCTTGATCCAGAATACTTTTTGACCCATAAATTGACTGACAGAAGTGATGTTTATAGCCTTGGAGTTGTTTTCCTGGAGATGTTGACGGGTATGCGACCAATATCACATGACAGAAACATTGTCCGTGAG GTGAATACTGCTCATCAGTCCGGCTTGATGATGTCAATAATAGATGGTAGAATGGGGTGTTATCCCTCTGAATGTATCGAGAGATTCGCAGGGCTAGCTCTGAGTTGTTGCGACAACAAGCCAGAGAAGCGTCCATCAATGTTGGATGTGGTAAAGCAGCTAGAGTTCATACTGACAATGATGCCAGAAACTGAATCGGTTTCATCAGATTTGGTTTCCTGGTATCCAAATTCAGGCAAGTTGCTATCATCAGCATCATCTTCCGCCTCCTATGTTTCAACATTGAATGTTTCAGGGAGTGATCTTATCAGTGGCGTTATTCCTTCTATCAAACCTCGCTGA
- the LOC107888831 gene encoding probable LRR receptor-like serine/threonine-protein kinase At1g06840 isoform X2: MIWRGCILALSFCCCCLLLLAAPAPAPITHPSEVSALLAVKKQLVDPKNNLRNWDKGDPCTSNWTGILCFHNLGKDGYLHVQELQLLNMNLSGTLAPELGQLSHLKILDFMWNELTGSIPKEIGHISTLRLLLLNGNKLYGSLPDELGYLSNLSRLQLDQNNISGQIPKTFANMSSVRHLHLNNNSLAGQIPPELSQIFTLLHLLLDNNNLSGYLPPEFSNLPNLRILQLDNNDFSGSVIPASYRNFSRLVKLSLRNCSLQGAVPDLSRIPSLSYLDLSRNHLAGPIPENKLSENMTTIDLSDNQLKGSIPGSFSDLHSLQKLSLKNNFLTGPVPTNIWQNMSFSTSARLKLDLRNNSFSSIQGHLNPPVNVTLRLEGNPVCKNANLLNVNLFCGSEPREDKMLTNLNYSTANCPIQACPTDNFYEYVPASPLPCFCAAPLRIGYRLKSPSFSYFPPYIQPLEVYLTSSLKLSRYQLSIDTYSWEKGPRLRMYLKLFPSLNVNHSSTFNVSEVQRIRHIYTSWTFPVKFENENQGISKGILVAVAVGGVACAVAMSVIITILITRRYAGNHHAMSRKRLSTKVSMRLGGVKYFTFKEMALATDNFNSSSQVGQGGYGKVYKGTLPDKTVVAIKRAEEGSLQGQKEFFTEIKLLSRLHHRNLVSLVGYCDEEGEQMLVYEFLPNGTLRDWLSAKSKRSLNFGMRLRIALGSAKGILYLHTEAHPPVFHRDIKASNILLDSKLNAKVADFGLSRLAPALEDEGAVPDHVSTVVRGTPGYLDPEYFLTHKLTDRSDVYSLGVVFLEMLTGMRPISHDRNIVREVNTAHQSGLMMSIIDGRMGCYPSECIERFAGLALSCCDNKPEKRPSMLDVVKQLEFILTMMPETESVSSDLVSWYPNSGKLLSSASSSASYVSTLNVSGSDLISGVIPSIKPR, from the exons ATGATTTGGAGAGGATGCATATTGGCCCTCAGCTTCTGCTGTTGTTGTCTCCTGCTCCTTGCTGCACCTGCACCTGCTCCCATTACCCATCCTTCCGAAG TTAGCGCATTACTAGCAGTGAAGAAGCAATTGGTTGATCCAAAGAACAATCTCAGAAATTGGGACAAAGGGGATCCTTGCACATCCAACTGGACTGGAATTCTATGTTTTCATAATCTTGGGAAGGATGGATATTTGCATGTTCAGGAACT TCAGCTACTAAATATGAATCTCTCTGGAACTTTAGCGCCTGAACTTGGCCAACTTTCTCACCTCAAAATACT AGATTTCATGTGGAATGAATTGACTGGTAGTATACCGAAGGAGATAGGACATATCTCTACCTTAAGACTCCT ACTCTTGAACGGAAACAAATTATATGGTTCTTTGCCAGATGAACTTGGCTACCTCTCAAATCTGAGTAGACTTCAACTAGATCAGAACAACATTTCTGGTCAAATACCGAAAACCTTTGCCAACATGAGCAGTGTGAGACACCT CCACCTCAACAACAACTCCCTTGCAGGCCAAATTCCTCCAGAGTTATCTCAGATATTCACTTTGCTTCActt GCTTTTGGATAATAATAACTTATCTGGATATCTTCCTCCAGAATTCTCGAACTTGCCAAATTTGCGCATTCT TCAGCTTGATAACAACGACTTCAGTGGATCTGTTATTCCAGCTTCTTACAGGAACTTTTCTAGATTAGTGAAATT AAGTCTCAGAAATTGCAGTTTGCAGGGAGCTGTTCCTGATCTTAGCAGGATCCCAAGCCTTAGCTATCT GGATCTCAGCCGGAACCATCTTGCTGGACCCATACCAGAAAATAAGCTTTCAGAGAATATGACAACCAT TGATCTTTCAGATAACCAGCTAAAAGGATCTATCCCTGGAAGTTTCTCAGACCTTCATTCACTTCAGAAACT ATCACTCAAGAATAATTTTCTGACAGGTCCTGTTCCTACCAACATTTGGCAGAACATGTCCTTCAGTACTAGCGCTAGACTTAAGCT AGATCTTAGAAACAATTCATTCTCAAGCATTCAAGGACATCTAAATCCTCCAGTGAATGTTACCTTGAG GCTTGAAGGCAATCCTGTCTGCAAAAATGCGAACTTATTGAATGTAAACCTGTTCTGTGGATCTGAGCCTCGAGAGGATAAGATGCTTACAAACTTAAATTACTCAACAGCGAATTGCCCAATTCAAGCATGCCCTACAGACAATTTCTATGAATATGTCCCAGCGTCTCCTCTGCCGTGTTTCTGTGCAGCACCTCTCAGAATTGGATATCGTCTGAAGAGCCCTAGTTTTTCTTATTTTCCTCCATACATCCAGCCTTTGGAGGTGTATTTGACTAGTTCATTGAAATTAAGCCGATATCAACTGTCAATTGACACATATTCTTGGGAGAAAGGACCACGTCTAAGGATGTACTTGAAGCTTTTTCCTAGCCTCAATGTTAACCACTCCAGTACTTTTAATGTGAGCGAAGTTCAGAGAATCAGACACATATATACATCATGGACTTTTCCTG TGAAGTTTGAGAATGAAAATCAAGGTattagtaagggtattttggtagcCGTTGCAGTTGGGGGTGTTGCCTGTGCAGTTGCAATGTCTGTTATAATAACAATTCTAATAACAAGAAGATACGCTGGAAACCACCATGCAATGTCAAGAAAACGTTTGT CTACAAAGGTTTCTATGAGACTTGGTGGGGTGAAATACTTTACATTTAAAGAAATGGCACTTGCTACTGACAACTTTAACAGCTCAAGTCAAGTTGGTCAAGGAGGGTATGGAAAAGTGTATAAAGGCACTTTACCAGACAAAACAGTTGTTGCCATAAAACGTGCAGAAGAAGGATCTTTGCAGGGGCAAAAagaattttttacagagataaAGCTTTTGTCAAGGCTGCATCACCGAAATCTAGTTTCCTTGGTTGGATATTGTGATGAAGAAGGGGAACAG ATGTTGGTATATGAGTTCCTGCCCAATGGTACCTTGAGGGACTGGCTTTCTG CTAAATCTAAAAGAAGCCTAAATTTTGGAATGAGATTACGTATTGCACTGGGTTCGGCCAAGGGAATTCTTTACCTCCATACTGAAGCACATCCTCCGGTATTCCACCGGGATATCAAAGCTAGCAACATTCTTCTTGACTCCAAACTTAATGCAAAAGTTGCTGATTTTGGTCTCTCACGTTTAGCTCCAGCCCTGGAAGACGAGGGAGCTGTTCCAGATCATGTGTCCACAGTTGTGCGGGGAACACCA GGCTACCTTGATCCAGAATACTTTTTGACCCATAAATTGACTGACAGAAGTGATGTTTATAGCCTTGGAGTTGTTTTCCTGGAGATGTTGACGGGTATGCGACCAATATCACATGACAGAAACATTGTCCGTGAG GTGAATACTGCTCATCAGTCCGGCTTGATGATGTCAATAATAGATGGTAGAATGGGGTGTTATCCCTCTGAATGTATCGAGAGATTCGCAGGGCTAGCTCTGAGTTGTTGCGACAACAAGCCAGAGAAGCGTCCATCAATGTTGGATGTGGTAAAGCAGCTAGAGTTCATACTGACAATGATGCCAGAAACTGAATCGGTTTCATCAGATTTGGTTTCCTGGTATCCAAATTCAGGCAAGTTGCTATCATCAGCATCATCTTCCGCCTCCTATGTTTCAACATTGAATGTTTCAGGGAGTGATCTTATCAGTGGCGTTATTCCTTCTATCAAACCTCGCTGA